The genome window CATTTTCACCGGACAGCGACACGGCCCCCGGCTGGTTTGACAGTCCCTGGAGCTGTGGCTAGGATTCGGCTGTGCGATCCGACGAGCCCGCCGCCGGCTGGCAAACCCGCTGCCCGCGCTGTGGAAGCGCAATGGCCTGGGAGGGCAACCCGCACAGGCCCTTCTGCGGGATCACGTGCCGGTTGATCGACCTCGGACGGTGGCTCGACGAGCGCTACCGCGTGGCCGGCGACGCGCTGCCCGAGGAGCTCCCGACCGACGATCGTCCGGCGCGGCCCGCCGAATGACAGAACTGCTCGGCGATCCGGCGGCTTTCCTCCAGCGCCTCGTCCTCCAGGTTCCCGCGCTTTTGATCGCGGTCACCGTCCACGAGCTGGCGCACGCCCTCGTGGCTGACCGGCTCGGTGATCCGACGGCAAGGTCGCTCGGAAGGCTCACGTTCAATCCACTGCCGCACATCGATCCCCTCGGGGCGCTGGCCTTCGTCCTCGCGGGCTTCGGATGGGCCAAGCCCGTGCCGGTCAACGCACAGTACTTCAGGAATCCGCTCCGAGACATGAGCCGGGTGGCCGCGGCCGGCCCCATCGCCAATTTCCTGGCCGCCTTTGCGGCGCTGGTGCTGCTCCTCGCGCTGAAGCCCGCGGGCGTGCTGCCGGAGGCCGCCCTGCGTGCGCTGTCGTACGTCTACACGTACAACCTCGTGCTGGGGATCTTCAACCTGATCCCGCTGCCGCCCCTCGACGGCGGGCACTTCCTACCATACCTGCTGCCCCGCGGCATGGCGGGCGCGCTCCACGGCCTCGAGCGCTACGGCATGCTCCTCTTGCTGGCGCTCGTGTTCACGGGCGCGATCCAGTGGATTCTGGGACCGGTCTTTCGCTGGGCGAGCCGCCTCATGATAATGCTCGCTCGGCTGATCGTCTGAGGCGGACAAAACAAAGCGCCCGGACCTTTCGGTCCGGACGCCTGAATTACCCCGGCAGCGACCTACTCTCCCACGCCGTTACCAGCGCAGTACCATCGGCCCTGGAGGGCTTAACTTCCGTGTTCGGGATGGGAACGGGTGTGGCCCCTCCGGCATCGCCACCGGGAATCGGATGGCAATTGCATACGTTGATTCTCGAGTGCAGCCAAGCGACGAACAATTGTATGAGTGCAACGTGGTCAAGCCGCACGGCCGATTAGTACCGCTCGGCTGAACGCCTTACGGCGCTTACACCTGCGGCCTATCAACCTGGTAATCTTCCAGGGGCCTTCAGAGGGCTTACGCCCTGGGAGGTCTCATCTTGAGGCGGGTTTCGCGCTTAGATGCCTTCAGCGCTTATCCCTGCCGGACATAGCTACCCAGCGGTGCTCCTGGCGGAACAGCTGGCACACTAGCGGTCCGTCCACCCCGGTCCTCTCGTACTAGGGGCAGCTCCCCTCAAACCTCCTACGCCCGCGTCAGATAGAGACCGAACTGTCTCACGACGTTCTAAACCCAGCTCACGTACCGCTTTAATGGGCGAACAGCCCAACCCTTGGGACCTGCTCCAGCCCCAGGATGCGATGAGCCGACATCGAGGTGCCAAACCTCCCCGTCGATGTGAACTCTTGGGGGAGATCAGCCTGTTATCCCCGGAGTACCTTTTATCCGTTGAGCGATGGCCCTTCCACTCGGAACCACCGGATCACTAGGTCCTGCTTTCGCACCTGCTCGACTTGTAGGTCTCACAGTTAGGCCGGCTTCTGCCCTTGCACTCGACGCACGATTTCCAACCGTGCTGAGCCGACCTTTGAGCGCCTCCGTTACTGTTTAGGAGGCGACCGCCCCAGTCAAACTACCCACCTGGCACTGTCCCCGGCCCGGATCACGGGCCCAGGTTAGAACTACAGCACGGTCAGGGTGGTATCTCAACGACGGCTCCACCGAAGCTAGCGCTCCGGCTTCAAAGCCTCCCACCTATCCTGCACAGACCCTGCCAGAATTCCATACCAAGATATAGTAAAGGTTCACGGGGTCTTTTCGTCTTGACGCGGGTAGCCAGCATCTTCACTGGCGCTACAGTTTCACCGGGTCTCTCGTGGAGACAGCGGTCAAGTCGTTACGCCATTCGTGCAGGTCGGAACTTACCCGACAAGGAATTTCGCTACCTTAGGACCGTTATAGTTACGGCCGCCGTTTACCGGGGCTTCGGATCAAAGCTTCGCACCTTGCGGCACTAACCTCTCCCCTTAACCTTCCGGCACCGGGCAGGCGTCAGACCCTATACCTCCTCTTGCGAGTTGGCAGAGTCCTGTGTTTTTAGTAAACAGTCGCTTGACCCAATTCTCTGCGACCCCTTCAGGCTCAACACCTTAGTGGGGCACCCCTTCTCCCGAAGTTACGGGGTTATTTTGCCTAGTTCCTTCACGAGAGTTCTCCCGAGCGCCTGTGGATATTC of Candidatus Methylomirabilota bacterium contains these proteins:
- the yacG gene encoding DNA gyrase inhibitor YacG, which gives rise to MRSDEPAAGWQTRCPRCGSAMAWEGNPHRPFCGITCRLIDLGRWLDERYRVAGDALPEELPTDDRPARPAE
- a CDS encoding site-2 protease family protein; its protein translation is MTELLGDPAAFLQRLVLQVPALLIAVTVHELAHALVADRLGDPTARSLGRLTFNPLPHIDPLGALAFVLAGFGWAKPVPVNAQYFRNPLRDMSRVAAAGPIANFLAAFAALVLLLALKPAGVLPEAALRALSYVYTYNLVLGIFNLIPLPPLDGGHFLPYLLPRGMAGALHGLERYGMLLLLALVFTGAIQWILGPVFRWASRLMIMLARLIV